From a single Phragmites australis chromosome 7, lpPhrAust1.1, whole genome shotgun sequence genomic region:
- the LOC133923455 gene encoding homeobox-leucine zipper protein ROC6-like translates to MNAELWVQLPRMPNRRVKFMRFTKPMANSQQWAVVDVSIDGMLGEGQEGSIVPPAGQTGCRLLPSGCLIEDMGNGYCKVTWIVHAEYDETTVPPLFRPLLRSGQALGARRWLAPLQRQCEYMAVLRSFPTTDGRRGIMELAQRMTASFHAAISGPVTLASSNVFEWRGGSGTGSERFEVAVRMVTWCASSVPDGQLPGMVLSAATTVWLPSTLPQHVFDYLRDWRHHGEWGTHTHGATVKELAYISTGGYLEGNAVSVLRPNVTDGTNSNILILQDVSTDVSCSLVVYSPIEENAMLAVMNGGDHTSSFLLPSGFAVLPDGHGLAHHSPSTSSAFATAGSLVTVACQTLLPGITTDNLATEAFDDAGKQLCHAIGKIRAAVEADIIVPA, encoded by the exons ATGAATGCAGAGTTGTGGGTGCAGTTGCCACGCATGCCGAACCGCAGGGTCAAGTTTATGAGGTTTACCAAGCCGATGGCGAACAGCCAGCAGTGGGCTGTTGTGGACGTGTCCATTGATGGCATGCTTGGAGAAGGGCAGGAAGGCAGCATCGTGCCACCGGCTGGGCAAACGGGCTGCAGGTTGCTCCCGTCTGGCTGCCTCATTGAGGACATGGGCAACGGCTACTGCAAG GTCACATGGATTGTACATGCAGAGTATGATGAGACCACCGTGCCACCGTTGTTCAGGCCACTTCTCCGCTCCGGGCAAGCCCTTGGTGCACGACGCTGGCTCGCGCCGCTCCAGAGGCAGTGCGAATACATGGCCGTTCTGCGCTCCTTCC CCACAACCGATGGGAGAAGGGGCATCATGGAGTTGGCCCAGCGGATGACAGCGAGCTTCCACGCTGCCATCTCCGGGCCGGTCACTCTGGCATCGAGCAACGTCTTTGAGTGGCGTGGCGGCAGTGGCACTGGCTCAGAGAGATTTGAGGTAGCCGTGCGCATGGTGACTTGGTGTGCTAGCAGTGTGCCTGATGGACAGCTTCCAGGCATGGTGTTGAGTGCCGCTACAACGGTGTGGCTGCCCAGCACGCTGCCACAGCATGTGTTCGACTACCTCCGCGATTGGCGGCACCATGGCGAGTGGGGTACACACACGCATGGTGCCACAGTGAAAGAGTTAGCCTATATCTCCACTGGTGGCTACCTCGAAGGCAATGCCGTCTCTGTCCTCCGCCCCAAT GTTACTGATGGAACAAACAGCAACATATTGATCCTGCAAGACGTGAGCACCGACGTGTCATGCTCGCTGGTGGTGTACAGTCCCATCGAAGAGAATGCGATGCTTGCTGTCATGAACGGTGGCGACCACACCTCTAGCTTCCTCCTTCCATCCGGGTTCGCCGTACTCCCCGACGGACACGGCCTGGCTCACCACAGTCCGAGCACCTCCAGCGCTTTTGCCACTGCAGGGTCTCTTGTCACCGTGGCGTGCCAGACACTGTTGCCAGGCATCACAACCGATAACCTTGCCACTGAGGCCTTTGACGATGCCGGAAAGCAGCTCTGCCATGCGATAGGGAAGATCAGGGCCGCCGTGGAAGCTGACATCATCGTTCCAGCATGA